Proteins from a single region of Gossypium arboreum isolate Shixiya-1 chromosome 1, ASM2569848v2, whole genome shotgun sequence:
- the LOC108480241 gene encoding CBS domain-containing protein CBSX5-like, with the protein MAVRLLSHELSDLCLGKPALRSLSVTSTIAEALEVLKTSDDNFVSVWSCDHKAKTSSGFESAAGFCDNYDDDDCRCVGKVCMVDVICYLCKDENLVSPSVALKEPVSVLLPKIPGLVLHVEPSCSLLEAIDLILEGAQNLVVPIKTKLSNKRKQHQKPSPTVTVHKGREFCWLTQEDVIRFLLSSIGLFSPVPAFSIDTLGIISSEILTIEYHSPASAAIGAISRTLVDQTSVAVVDSEGCLIGEISPFTLACCDETVAAAVKTLSSGDLMAYIDCGGPPEDLVRVVSSRLKERNLNGMLEHFSMSMSYGGFSSSSSDEESMAASPLPRSGRYSRSMSYSARMVRRAEAIVCHPKSSLVAVMIQAISHRVNYVWVIEDDCSLVGIVTFSDMLKVFREHLETIA; encoded by the exons ATGGCAGTGAGGTTATTGTCACATGAGTTGTCTGACTTGTGTCTTGGCAAGCCAGCGCTGAGGTCACTTTCTGTAACATCCACCATTGCTGAGGCTCTTGAGGTCTTGAAAACCTCGGATGATAACTTCGTTAGTGTGTGGAGTTGCGATCATAAGGCTAAAACCAGTTCAGGGTTTGAGTCGGCTGCTGGTTTTTGCGACaattatgatgatgatgattgtagATGTGTAGGCAAAGTTTGTATGGTGGATGTGATTTGTTATCTTTGCAAAGATGAAAACTTGGTGTCACCTTCTGTTGCTTTGAAGGAACCTGTTTCAGTGCTTTTACCTAAGATTCCTGGCCTTGTTTTGCATGTGGAACCGTCTTGCAG CTTGTTAGAAGCAATAGATCTTATACTTGAAGGAGCTCAAAACCTTGTGGTGCCAATCAAAACCAAGCTCAGCAACAAGAGAAAACAGCACCAGAAGCCATCACCGACGGTCACTGTCCACAAAGGCCGTGAATTCTGCTGGTTAACTCAAGAAGATGTGATTAGATTCCTACTCAGCTCAATTGGCCTCTTTTCACCTGTCCCTGCTTTCTCCATCGACACTCTTGGCATCATCAGCTCTGAAATCCTCACCATTGAGTACCACTCCCCTGCTTCTGCAGCCATAGGAGCCATTTCTCGAACCCTTGTGGACCAAACTTCAGTGGCTGTGGTTGACAGTGAAGGCTGTTTGATTGGAGAAATTTCTCCCTTCACCTTGGCCTGCTGCGACGAGACGGTGGCAGCAGCCGTCAAGACCTTGTCCTCCGGGGATCTAATGGCCTACATCGACTGCGGAGGTCCACCGGAAGACCTTGTTCGGGTCGTTTCATCAAGGTTGAAGGAGAGAAACTTGAATGGAATGCTTGAACATTTCAGTATGTCAATGTCATATGGTGGATTCTCATCATCGTCATCTGATGAAGAATCCATGGCAGCCTCACCATTGCCAAGATCCGGAAGATATAGTAGGTCAATGAGTTATTCAGCCAGGATGGTGAGAAGAGCTGAGGCAATTGTGTGCCATCCCAAGAGTTCATTAGTTGCAGTGATGATCCAAGCCATTTCTCATAGAGTTAACTATGTTTGGGTTATAGAAGATGATTGTAGTTTGGTCGGAATTGTCACATTTTCTGACATGTTAAAAGTTTTCAGGGAACATTTGGAAACCATAGCTTAA